A region from the Kryptolebias marmoratus isolate JLee-2015 linkage group LG9, ASM164957v2, whole genome shotgun sequence genome encodes:
- the znf711 gene encoding zinc finger protein 711, whose protein sequence is MDQGGGVLELHTQELKMPHAMIMQDFVAGMGGLAHIDGEHIVVSVPEGMLLSDVMTDEGILLEHELEVEGLETQVVEGLETEVVGDLHADVEGLEAEVVEGLHTHVVELEAQVVEGLEGEVEVEGLEAHVVEGLETEVDVEGLEAHVVEGLEEEVEVEDLEAEGVEGLEVDVESLQSQGVEAHEITSEDMVPSGHSVIMPDNILGTEVAIEEALDAHHHHVLTSDLIQDSNHPDDMPDQVFVAELLSEHQDNTLDHQLVSEGLMVTEANAETIIHQQLPAEAVALQTDEDDDGRSSSEDYLMISLDEVGEKLDIGDTPLEISTEVMEDKEIKEEDDSEVIKVYIFKAEADDDLGGTEVITEDDYQNGHPDLEAASSGRLGVGRDKMVYMAVKNPPKEEDDDDDESDDDDDDDSDDDISATIEQVKNGVATPFLQIREGLGPNRVLKPRAKKKKKGETRQCHTAVIIGPDGMPLTVYPCHICGKKFRSRGFLKCHMKNHPDHLLKKKYQCTDCDFTTNKKISFHNHLESHKLLSHNSERSPEYTEYARRYHESSPLGSDKLIVKDREPKLHHCKYCDYETAEQGLLNRHLLAVHSKNFAHVCVECAKGFRHPSELKKHMRTHTGEKPYHCPHCEFRCADQSNLKTHIKSKHGADLPFKCNHCPQAYADARELQRHIEMVQGHKTHQCPHCEHKSTNSSDLKRHIISVHTKDFPHQCDVCEKGFHRPSELKKHAETHKGNKVHQCRHCNFNAPDTFTLSRHILSLHTKDLPFKCKRCRRSFRQPAELKKHMKTHSGRKVYQCQYCEYNSTDASGFKRHVISIHTKDYPHRCDYCTKGFRRPSEKSQHIARHHKDMLM, encoded by the exons ATGGATCAGGGAGGAGGAGTGTTGGAGCTACACACTCAGGAGCTGAAGATGCCCCATGCCATGATCATGCAAGATTTTG TTGCAGGCATGGGAGGTCTGGCTCACATCGACGGAGAGCACATTGTGGTCTCCGTTCCTGAGGGTATGCTTCTTTCTGATGTCATGACGGATGAGGGGATCCTCCTGGAGCATGAACTTGAGGTGGAAGGTCTGGAGACTCAGGTGGTGGAGGGACTGGAGACTGAAGTGGTGGGGGACTTGCACGCAGACGTCGAAGGCTTGGAGGCAGAGGTTGTCGAAGGTCTACACACACACGTGGTGGAGTTAGAAGCTCAGGTTGTTGAGGGCCTGGAGGGCGAGGTTGAAGTTGAGGGTCTTGAGGCACATGTGGTTGAGGGCCTGGAGACTGAGGTAGATGTGGAGGGCCTGGAAGCTCATGTTGTTGAAGGCCTTGAAGAAGAAGTGGAAGTAGAGGATTTGGAAGCTGAGGGTGTTGAAGGGCTTGAAGTAGATGTGGAAAGTTTGCAGTCTCAAGGGGTGGAGGCCCACGAAATAACCAGTGAAGACATGGTTCCCTCAGGACACAGTGTGATCATGCCTGATAATATACTGGGGACGGAGGTCGCAATAGAAGAGGCTTTGGATGCTCACCATCACCATGTTCTAACGTCGGACCTCATCCAGGACTCGAACCACCCCGATGACATGCCGGACCAGGTGTTTGTGGCAGAGCTGCTGTCTGAACACCAGGATAACACACTGGACCACCAGCTTGTATCAGAAGGGTTGATGGTGACAGAGGCCAACGCTGAGACCATAATCCATCAACAGCTGCCAGCTGAGGCTGTTGCCCTGCAGacagatgaggatgatgatggaAGAAGCAGCTCAGAGGATTACCTCATGATCTCCC TTGATGAAGTGGGAGAGAAGCTAGACATCGGGGACACTCCACTGGAGATCAGCACTGAAGTGATGGAGGACAAGGAAATCaaagaggaggatgactcgGAGGTCATAAAAgtctacatttttaaagctgaagcAGATGATGATTTAG GTGGAACGGAGGTAATAACAGAGGATGATTACCAAAACGGCCATCCAGATCTGGAAGCTGCATCATCGGGCAGACTGGGAGTTGGCCGTGACAAAATGGTCTACATGGCAGTCAAGAACCCTCCgaaagaagaagatgatgatgacgatgaaagtgatgatgatgatgacgatgacaGTGATGATGACATCA GTGCTACCATTGAGCAGGTGAAGAATGGAGTTGCTACCCCTTTTTTGCAAATCCGTGAGGGATTGGGCCCAAATCGTGTACTCAAACCAAGGgctaagaagaagaagaaaggagagACACGACAGTGTCATACTG CTGTCATCATTGGACCAGATGGAATGCCTTTAACCGTCTACCCTTGCCACATCTGCGGCAAGAAGTTTCGCTCACGCGGCTTTCTCAAATGTCATATGAAAAACCACCCAGACCATCTCCTCAAGAAGAAGTACCAGTGTACGGACTGTGACTTCACCACCAACAAGAAGATCAGCTTCCACAATCACCTGGAGAGTCACAAGCTCCTGAGCCATAACAGCGAGCGATCTCCAGAATACACGGAGTATGCGCGACGCTACCACGAGTCCAGCCCCCTGGGCTCAGACAAGCTCATTGTCAAGGACCGGGAGCCCAAACTGCATCACTGCAAATACTGTGACTATGAGACGGCGGAACAAGGCCTGCTCAACCGTCACCTGTTAGCAGTGCACAGCAAGAACtttgcacatgtgtgtgtcGAGTGCGCCAAGGGCTTCCGCCACCCGTCGGAGCTTAAGAAACACATGCGGAcccacacaggtgagaagccctACCACTGTCCGCACTGCGAGTTCCGCTGTGCGGATCAGTCCAACCTAAAGACTCACATCAAGAGCAAGCACGGCGCCGATCTGCCTTTCAAGTGCAACCACTGTCCCCAAGCTTACGCTGACGCCCGTGAACTCCAGCGCCATATAGAGATGGTGCAGGGCCACAAGACCCACCAGTGTCCACACTGTGAGCACAAGAGCACCAACTCCAGTGACCTCAAACGGCACATTATTTCTGTTCACACCAAGGACTTCCCCCATCAGTGTGATGTATGTGAAAAAGGCTTCCACAGGCCCTCGGAACTGAAGAAACACGCGGAGACGCACAAAGGCAACAAGGTGCACCAGTGTCGGCATTGTAACTTCAACGCTCCCGATACGTTCACCTTGAGTCGCCATATTCTGTCCCTGCACACAAAGGACCTTCCCTTTAAGTGCAAGCGCTGCCGACGGAGCTTCCGGCAGCCGGCTGAGCTGAAGAAGCACATGAAGACACACAGTGGTAGGAAGGTTTATCAGTGCCAGTATTGCGAGTATAACAGTACGGACGCCTCTGGCTTCAAACGCCATGTCATCTCCATTCACACCAAGGACTACCCCCACCGCTGCGACTACTGCACCAAGGGCTTTAGGAGGCCTTCAGAAAAGAGTCAGCACATAGCCAGGCACCACAAAGACATGTTGATGTAA